In Vanacampus margaritifer isolate UIUO_Vmar chromosome 9, RoL_Vmar_1.0, whole genome shotgun sequence, the following proteins share a genomic window:
- the mtf1 gene encoding metal regulatory transcription factor 1 produces the protein MSENGPHTEAPLYFEVEVDDPLEGGDEDDEDKLRFDKGEHLMAEPSSSGGRVYDRTTVLIERDPIRLDEEGEEEGHCGADEDGVTFLTEGEGDEEEGSLAFMADPDAMSQGYVHHTISPDQIQFTINPGSTPMPRNIEGATLTLHSECPETKQTEVKRYQCMFEGCTRTYSTAGNLRTHQKTHRGEYTFVCNQQGCGKAFLTSYSLKIHVRVHTKEKPFECDVQGCEKAFNTLYRLKAHQRLHTGKTFNCESEGCTKYFTTLSDLRKHIRTHTGEKPFRCDHGGCGKAFAASHHLKTHVRTHTGEKPFNCPSDGCEKTFSSQYSLKSHIRGHDKGQPFSVTLTHPLSEDANHSLCLSDLSLISTDSELREQLHNAQNLDLNNVTPVKIFELMFQSPENSVSQDEAQPGESLAERFGLETPTPPRVTEASSLISFSLTTACCHPAAVAEAPPPPQALAPATSVASAAQPPAFVHIPDGPVQASVPAPNHVAPQHYVTLPSTFLQQETVAQPGPAPPLPPISAPAAPLPSTSTATSAGAASDAPTAVAQPVPLASNAASGSGATITIAPTQNLLQPGLVMSDQNLQWILSSAANSQQNPEQASQGGAKVEKVFFTTAIPVGGSAGSSVQQIGLSLPVIIIKQEESCQCHCACRDTAKDKNACLPTSTSAQQQPPDAPPPPAPTLPPAQPQAPPPPHPAAPSSPCCLPESSSKAAEVDPSPAQTFPPPSSVSSHGLSNMDVSDFLSLQSPETAANIEALLLVADDFSMATEGNP, from the exons ATGTCCGAAAATGGCCCTCACACGGAGGCGCCGCTGTACTTTGAGGTAGAGGTGGACGACCCCTTGGAAGGGGGCGACGAGGACGACGAAGACAAGCTCCGATTCGACAAGGGCGAGCACCTGATGGCGGAGCCGTCGTCGTCGGGCGGCCGCGTGTACGACCGGACCACCGTGCTCATCGAGCGGGACCCCATCCGGCTGGACGaggaaggggaggaggagggccACTGCGGGGCCGACGAAGATGGCGTCACCTTCCTGACGGAAGGGGAAGGCGACGAGGAGGAGGGCTCGCTGGCCTTCATGGCCGACCCGGACGCCATGTCGCAGGGCTACGTGCACCACACCATCTCGCCGGACCAGATCCAGTTCACCATCAATCCGGGATCCACCCCCATGCCACGCAACATCGAGGGCGCCACCCTCACCCTGCACTCGGAGTGTCCGGAGACCAAGCAGACAGAG GTGAAACGTTACCAGTGCATGTTTGAAGGCTGCACGCGGACGTACAGCACGGCGGGGAACCTGCGCACGCACCAGAAGACCCACCGCGGCGAGTACACCTTCGTGTGCAACCAGCAGGGCTGCGGCAAGGCCTTCCTCACCTCGTACAGCCTCAAGATCCACGTCCGCGTGCACACCAAGGAGAAGCCGTTCGAGTGCGACGTGCAGGGCTGCGAGAAGGCCTTCAACACCTTGTACAG GCTTAAAGCACACCAGAGACTCCACACGGGCAAAACGTTCAACTGTGAATCTGAGGGATGCACAAAGTACTTCACCACTCTCAGCGACTTGAGGAAGCACATTCGCacgcacactggagagaaacctttccG GTGCGACCACGGCGGCTGCGGCAAAGCTTTTGCAGCAAGTCATCACCTAAAAACCCACGTACGGACACACACAG GCGAGAAGCCGTTCAACTGTCCGAGCGACGGCTGCGAGAAGACGTTCAGCAGCCAGTACAGTTTGAAGAGTCACATCCGGGGTCACGACAAGGGGCAACCCTTCAGCGTCACCCTCACGCACCCGCTGTCCGAA gatGCAAATCATTCACTGTGCCTCAGTGACTTAAGTTTGATCTCGACTGACTCGGAGCTGCGAGAGCAACTACACAAC GCACAGAATTTGGACCTGAACAATGTGACCCCTGTGAAAATCTTTGAGCTCATGTTCCAGAGTCCTGAAAATAGTGTTAGCCAAGATGAAGCCCAGCCTGGCG AGAGTCTCGCCGAGCGCTTCGGCCTGGAGACGCCCACCCCGCCGAGGGTGACCGAAGCGTCGTCTCTgatttctttctctctcacaaCCGCCTGCTGCCACCCGGCCGCCGTCGcggaggctcctcctcctcctcaggcCCTCGCGCCCGCCACCTCCGTCGCCTCCGCCGCTCAACCGCCCGCTTTCGTGCACATCCCCGACGGGCCCGTTCAGGCTTCCGTCCCGGCGCCGAACCACGTGGCCCCGCAACACTACGTCACACTGCCGTCGACATTCCTTCAGCAGGAAACCGTGGCCCAGCCCGGCcctgctcctcctcttcctcccatcTCCGCACCCGCGGCTCCGTTGCCAAGCACTTCGACGGCCACGTCGGCCGGCGCCGCCTCGGATGCTCCGACAGCCGTAGCTCAACCTGTGCCTTTGGCCAGCAACGCCGCCTCCGGTTCCGGCGCCACCATCACCATTGCACCAACTCAGAACCTGCTGCAGCCCGGCCTGGTTATGTCAGACCAGAACCTTCAGTGGATCCTGAGCAGcgccgccaacagccagcagaATCCTGAACAAGCG TCACAAGGTGGTGCGAAAGTGGAGAAGGTGTTCTTTACTACAGCCATACCAGTGGGAGGCAGTGCTg GCAGCTCAGTCCAGCAGATCGGCCTGAGCCTGcccgtcatcatcatcaagcagGAAGAGTCGTGCCAGTGTCACTGCGCCTGCAGGGACACGGCCAAAGACAAGAACGCCTGCTTGCCAACCTCCACCTCAGCACAACAGCAACCACCAGatgcccctccccctcccgCCCCCACTCTCCCTCCAGCGCAGCCCCAAGCGCCGCCTCCGCCCCATCCCGCCGCCCCCTCGTCTCCGTGCTGCCTCCCCGAGTCTTCCTCCAAGGCGGCCGAAGTGGATCCCTCCCCCGCCCAGACGTTCCCCCCGCCGTCGTCGGTGTCGTCGCACGGGCTGTCCAACATGGACGTGTCGGACTTCCTCTCGCTGCAGAGCCCGGAGACGGCCGCCAACATCGAGGCCCTGCTGCTCGTCGCCGACGACTTCAGCATGGCCACCGAAGGCAATCCTTAa
- the inpp5b gene encoding type II inositol 1,4,5-trisphosphate 5-phosphatase isoform X2, which yields MSGRGPKMEALRNGVPVGAKTKLVGNGEDVCKFPTHEAKFEWISKYRTATKGQGLVKQAFAPLGTTLNKLNQHRKTDKSADKKKRSLERLKASNSATLSPNTESQGVSNQGISSRDERDDLVRSSSHTPSNKSHILTMPQFGLRDNLIKCELLKNEDLYIYREHFSFFLGTYNVNGQTPKESLRPWLSCTVNPPDMYCVGFQELDLSKEAFFFNDTPKEMEWTKAVSDALHPDAKYALVKLVRLVGIMLLFYVKKEHAQFISDVEVESVGTGIMGRMGNKGAVGVRFRFHNSDICVVNCHLAAHVEEYERRNQDYKDICSRLQFRQIDPTQPRLSIMKHDAVLWIGDLNYRISDLDVSNVKDLISKKDFEMLHTYDQLKRQIDEEAVFVGFVEGDIDFQPTYKYDTGSDKWDTSEKCRVPAWCDRILWRGKDISQQHYQSHMALKTSDHKPVSSLLVLGIKRVNAESYKKTFEEIVRNLDKMENECIPSVTLSKREFHFENVKYMEHQARTLSIVNDGQVPCQFEFIQKPNEDTYCKPWLTANPNKGFIAQGASVDIDFEVFVNRTTAPDLNSGKQEIEDILVLHLERGKDYFISVTGSYLPSCYGTPIHALCRLREPIQDMPRETLRQMMATSVNDNVESTEKPLDIPKELWMMVDHLFRNAIKQEDIFQQPGLRSEFAEIRDGLDTGMADSLSGSNHSVAEALLLFLDALPEPVVPFAFYQQCLECCSDAIQCEKVISMLPQCHRNVFNYLAAFLRELLKNSASNRLDVTIVATIFASLLLRSPTKQDLAEKRKAREFFQHFLGQSSS from the exons ACAAATCGGCAGACAAGAAAAAGCGAAGCTTGGAACGGCTGAAAGCGTCCAACAGCGCGACGCTCAGCCCCAACACAGAGAG TCAGGGCGTCTCCAACCAGGGCATCTCCAGCCGGGACGAGCGGGATGACCTGGTGCGCTCGTCCAGCCACACGCCGTCCAACAAATCTCACATTCTAACCATGCCGCAGTTCGGCCTGCGAGACAACCTCATCAAGTGCGAGCTGCTGAAGAACGAGGACCTGTACATTTACCGAGAGCATTTCAG CTTTTTCCTGGGCACGTACAATGTGAACGGGCAGACGCCCAAAGAAAGCCTGCGTCCATGGCTGAGCTGCACCGTCAACCCTCCGGACATGTACTGTGTGGG ttTCCAGGAGCTGGACCTCAGCAAAGAGGCTTTCTTCTTCAACGACACTCCCAAAGAGATGGAGTGGACTAAGGCCGTGTCCGACGCTTTGCATCCTGATGCCAAGTATGCCTTA GTGAAGTTGGTGCGGCTCGTTGGCATCATGCTGCTCTTCTATGTGAAGAAGGAGCATGCGCAGTTCATTTCGGACGTGGAGGTGGAGTCAGTCGGAACCGGCATCATGGGGAGGATG GGAAACAAAGGCGCGGTGGGCGTCCGCTTCCGCTTCCACAACTCCGACATCTGCGTGGTCAACTGTCACCTGGCGGCGCACGTGGAAGAGTACGAGCGGCGCAATCAGGACTACAAAGACATTTGCAGCCGCCTCCAGTTTCGCCAGATTGACCCGACGCAGCCGCGGCTGTCCATCATGAAACACGA TGCGGTCTTATGGATCGGTGACCTCAACTACAGGATCAGCGACCTGGATGTCAGCAACGTGAAGGACCTCATCAGCAAGAAGGACTTCGAAATGCTGCACACGTACGATCAG CTCAAGAGGCAGATCGACGAGGAGGCGGTGTTCGTCGGCTTCGTGGAGGGCGACATCGACTTCCAGCCCACCTACAAATATGACACCGGCTCCGACAAGTGGGATACGAG TGAAAAATGCCGGGTGCCTGCGTGGTGTGACCGCATCTTGTGGCGAGGGAAAGACATCAGTCAGCAGCACTACCAGAGTCACATGGCGCTGAAGACCAGCGACCACAAACCTGTCAGTTCCCTGCTCGTCCTCGGG ATCAAAAGAGTTAATGCGGAATCCTACAAGAAGACCTTTGAAGAGATTGTTCGCAATTTGGACAAAATGGAGAATGAGTGCATTCCGTCTGTAACCTTGTCCAAACGAGAG TTCCACTTTGAGAATGTGAAGTACATGGAACACCAGGCCCGGACGCTGAGCATCGTCAACGACGGCCAGGTGCCGTGCCAGTTTGAGTTCATCCAGAAGCCCAACGAGGACACGTACTGCAAGCCCTGGCTCACCGCCAACCCCAACAAAGGCTTCATCGCGCAGG GCGCTTCCGTGGACATCGACTTTGAGGTTTTTGTGAACCGCACCACGGCGCCCGACTTAAATTCCGGCAAGCAAGAGATTGAAGACATCCTGGTCCTCCACCTGGAGCGCGGCAAGGACTACTTCATCTCGGTGACGGGAAGCTACCTGCCCAGTTGCTACGGCACACCCATCCACGCTCTGTGTCGGCTCAGGGAGCCCATCCAGGACATGCCGCGGGAGACCCTCCGTCAAatg ATGGCGACATCCGTGAACGACAACGTCGAAAGCACAGAAAAGCCTCTCGACATTCCGAAAGAACTCTGGATGATGGTGGATCACTTGTTTCGCAATGCAATCAAACAG GAAGACATCTTTCAACAACCCGGACTCCGAAGCGAATTTGCCGAAATACGGGACGGCCTTGACACCGGCATGGCGGATTCTCTCT CTGGCAGTAACCACTCGGTAGCTGAGGCTTTGCTTCTCTTCCTGGATGCCCTCCCAGAGCCGGTCGTTCCCTTCGCTTTCTACCAGCAGTGCCTCGAATGTTGCTCCGATGCCATCCAGTGTGAGAAG gtcatttCCATGCTACCTCAGTGCCAccgaaatgtttttaattatttagctGCCTTCCTGCGGGAGTTGTTGAAGAATTCGGCGAGCAATCGATTAGATGTTACCATCGTAG CCACCATCTTTGCCTCGCTGCTCCTACGGTCGCCGACCAAGCAGGACCTGGCGGAGAAGAGGAAAGCGCGGGAGTTCTTTCAGCACTTCTTGGGTCAGAGCTCATCCTAG
- the inpp5b gene encoding type II inositol 1,4,5-trisphosphate 5-phosphatase isoform X3, protein MSMVMRDSDKSADKKKRSLERLKASNSATLSPNTESQGVSNQGISSRDERDDLVRSSSHTPSNKSHILTMPQFGLRDNLIKCELLKNEDLYIYREHFSFFLGTYNVNGQTPKESLRPWLSCTVNPPDMYCVGFQELDLSKEAFFFNDTPKEMEWTKAVSDALHPDAKYALVKLVRLVGIMLLFYVKKEHAQFISDVEVESVGTGIMGRMGNKGAVGVRFRFHNSDICVVNCHLAAHVEEYERRNQDYKDICSRLQFRQIDPTQPRLSIMKHDAVLWIGDLNYRISDLDVSNVKDLISKKDFEMLHTYDQLKRQIDEEAVFVGFVEGDIDFQPTYKYDTGSDKWDTSEKCRVPAWCDRILWRGKDISQQHYQSHMALKTSDHKPVSSLLVLGIKRVNAESYKKTFEEIVRNLDKMENECIPSVTLSKREFHFENVKYMEHQARTLSIVNDGQVPCQFEFIQKPNEDTYCKPWLTANPNKGFIAQGASVDIDFEVFVNRTTAPDLNSGKQEIEDILVLHLERGKDYFISVTGSYLPSCYGTPIHALCRLREPIQDMPRETLRQMMATSVNDNVESTEKPLDIPKELWMMVDHLFRNAIKQEDIFQQPGLRSEFAEIRDGLDTGMADSLSGSNHSVAEALLLFLDALPEPVVPFAFYQQCLECCSDAIQCEKVISMLPQCHRNVFNYLAAFLRELLKNSASNRLDVTIVATIFASLLLRSPTKQDLAEKRKAREFFQHFLGQSSS, encoded by the exons ATGTCAATGGTCATGAGAGACTCCG ACAAATCGGCAGACAAGAAAAAGCGAAGCTTGGAACGGCTGAAAGCGTCCAACAGCGCGACGCTCAGCCCCAACACAGAGAG TCAGGGCGTCTCCAACCAGGGCATCTCCAGCCGGGACGAGCGGGATGACCTGGTGCGCTCGTCCAGCCACACGCCGTCCAACAAATCTCACATTCTAACCATGCCGCAGTTCGGCCTGCGAGACAACCTCATCAAGTGCGAGCTGCTGAAGAACGAGGACCTGTACATTTACCGAGAGCATTTCAG CTTTTTCCTGGGCACGTACAATGTGAACGGGCAGACGCCCAAAGAAAGCCTGCGTCCATGGCTGAGCTGCACCGTCAACCCTCCGGACATGTACTGTGTGGG ttTCCAGGAGCTGGACCTCAGCAAAGAGGCTTTCTTCTTCAACGACACTCCCAAAGAGATGGAGTGGACTAAGGCCGTGTCCGACGCTTTGCATCCTGATGCCAAGTATGCCTTA GTGAAGTTGGTGCGGCTCGTTGGCATCATGCTGCTCTTCTATGTGAAGAAGGAGCATGCGCAGTTCATTTCGGACGTGGAGGTGGAGTCAGTCGGAACCGGCATCATGGGGAGGATG GGAAACAAAGGCGCGGTGGGCGTCCGCTTCCGCTTCCACAACTCCGACATCTGCGTGGTCAACTGTCACCTGGCGGCGCACGTGGAAGAGTACGAGCGGCGCAATCAGGACTACAAAGACATTTGCAGCCGCCTCCAGTTTCGCCAGATTGACCCGACGCAGCCGCGGCTGTCCATCATGAAACACGA TGCGGTCTTATGGATCGGTGACCTCAACTACAGGATCAGCGACCTGGATGTCAGCAACGTGAAGGACCTCATCAGCAAGAAGGACTTCGAAATGCTGCACACGTACGATCAG CTCAAGAGGCAGATCGACGAGGAGGCGGTGTTCGTCGGCTTCGTGGAGGGCGACATCGACTTCCAGCCCACCTACAAATATGACACCGGCTCCGACAAGTGGGATACGAG TGAAAAATGCCGGGTGCCTGCGTGGTGTGACCGCATCTTGTGGCGAGGGAAAGACATCAGTCAGCAGCACTACCAGAGTCACATGGCGCTGAAGACCAGCGACCACAAACCTGTCAGTTCCCTGCTCGTCCTCGGG ATCAAAAGAGTTAATGCGGAATCCTACAAGAAGACCTTTGAAGAGATTGTTCGCAATTTGGACAAAATGGAGAATGAGTGCATTCCGTCTGTAACCTTGTCCAAACGAGAG TTCCACTTTGAGAATGTGAAGTACATGGAACACCAGGCCCGGACGCTGAGCATCGTCAACGACGGCCAGGTGCCGTGCCAGTTTGAGTTCATCCAGAAGCCCAACGAGGACACGTACTGCAAGCCCTGGCTCACCGCCAACCCCAACAAAGGCTTCATCGCGCAGG GCGCTTCCGTGGACATCGACTTTGAGGTTTTTGTGAACCGCACCACGGCGCCCGACTTAAATTCCGGCAAGCAAGAGATTGAAGACATCCTGGTCCTCCACCTGGAGCGCGGCAAGGACTACTTCATCTCGGTGACGGGAAGCTACCTGCCCAGTTGCTACGGCACACCCATCCACGCTCTGTGTCGGCTCAGGGAGCCCATCCAGGACATGCCGCGGGAGACCCTCCGTCAAatg ATGGCGACATCCGTGAACGACAACGTCGAAAGCACAGAAAAGCCTCTCGACATTCCGAAAGAACTCTGGATGATGGTGGATCACTTGTTTCGCAATGCAATCAAACAG GAAGACATCTTTCAACAACCCGGACTCCGAAGCGAATTTGCCGAAATACGGGACGGCCTTGACACCGGCATGGCGGATTCTCTCT CTGGCAGTAACCACTCGGTAGCTGAGGCTTTGCTTCTCTTCCTGGATGCCCTCCCAGAGCCGGTCGTTCCCTTCGCTTTCTACCAGCAGTGCCTCGAATGTTGCTCCGATGCCATCCAGTGTGAGAAG gtcatttCCATGCTACCTCAGTGCCAccgaaatgtttttaattatttagctGCCTTCCTGCGGGAGTTGTTGAAGAATTCGGCGAGCAATCGATTAGATGTTACCATCGTAG CCACCATCTTTGCCTCGCTGCTCCTACGGTCGCCGACCAAGCAGGACCTGGCGGAGAAGAGGAAAGCGCGGGAGTTCTTTCAGCACTTCTTGGGTCAGAGCTCATCCTAG